In Trichoderma asperellum chromosome 1, complete sequence, a single window of DNA contains:
- a CDS encoding uncharacterized protein (TransMembrane:11 (i44-68o80-102i114-136o142-168i180-201o221-242i286-305o317-334i354-371o386-405i426-445o)): MASRLEYRSLADEEDRERASDEDSALLGGEFEDGLEVPFSWIEYGIFCFLGMAMLWAWNMFLAAAPYFASRFAGDAWIEANFQSTILTVSTLTTLVVVLILSNIQSSASYPFRINLALVINSVIFGLLTISTAVFLDASPRQYLSFVLVMVALTAWAAGLMQNGAFAFAAGFGRPEYMQALMVGQGVAGVLPSIAQVVSVLVFPPSKENTSGEREGELSAFYYFLAAVVISIITLGAIIPLVRRHNRMVADRLSERLTSSMTSIEEAERATRKVVSLLYLLKKLHWLAFGVALIFTVTMFFPVFTVKILSVHEDGGLIFQPFAFIPVGFLFWNLGDLAGRIATMLPYSLTKRPFLLFVLTVARVGFLPLYLLCNIHGRGAIIPSDFFYLVIVQVLFGMTNGWLCSNIMMASGEWVEENEREATGGFMGLCLVAGLASGSLLSFTASGI; this comes from the exons ATGGCATCGAGATTGGAATATCGGTCGCTGGCCGATGAGGAGGACCGGGAAAGAGCTTCAGACGAAGATTCAGCCTTGCTCGGCGGAGAGTTCGAGGATGGCCTAGAGGTGCCCTTTTCGTGGATCGAATATGGCATCTTTTGCTTCCTCGGCATGGCCATGCTCTGGGCCTG GAACATGTTCCTCGCCGCAGCACCGTACTTCGCCTCCCGCTTCGCCGGCGATGCCTGGATCGAGGCAAACTTCCAGTCCACCATTCTCACCGTCTCGACCCTCACGACTCTCGTCGTCGTGCTGATCCTCTCCAACATCCAATCCTCCGCCTCGTACCCCTTCCGAATCAATCTCGCCCTCGTCATTAACAGCGTCATCTTCGGTCTGCTCACAATCTCCACGGCCGTCTTCCTCGATGCCTCGCCTCGGCAATACCTGAGCTTCGTCCTCGTTATGGTGGCGCTGACGGCCTGGGCTGCCGGGTTGATGCAAAACGGCGCGTTTGcgtttgctgctggctttggACGACCAGAATATATGCAGGCCCTCATGGTAGGCCAGGGCGTGGCCGGCGTTCTGCCTTCTATCGCGCAGGTCGTCTCTGTGCTGGTTTTCCCCCCTAGCAAGGAAAACACGTCtggcgagagagaaggcgAGTTGTCTGCATTCTACTACTTCCTCGCCGCTGTTGTCATATCTATAATCACCCTTGGAGCCATCATCCCTCTCGTCAGACGGCACAACCGCATGGTAGCAGACCGTCTCTCAGAACGCCTAACCTCCTCCATGACCAGCATCGAAGAAGCCGAGCGCGCCACCCGAAAAGtcgtctctcttctctatcTCCTCAAGAAGCTCCACTGGCTCGCCTTTGGCGTAGCCCTGATCTTCACTGTGACCATGTTCTTCCCCGTCTTTACCGTCAAGATCCTCTCCGTGCACGAGGATGGCGGCCTCATCTTCCAACCCTTCGCCTTCATCCCCGTGGGCTTTCTGTTCTGGAACCTTGGCGATCTCGCGGGCCGAATAGCTACGATGCTGCCTTACTCGCTGACCAAGAGGCCGTTTCTACTCTTCGTGCTGACTGTGGCGCGAGTTGGTTTTCTTCCGCTTTACTTGCTCTGTAACATACATGGTCGGGGCGCCATCATCCCGAGTGATTTCTTCTACCTTGTCATTGTCCAGGTTCTCTTTGGAATGACCAATGGATGGCTCTGCTCCAACATCATGATGGCGTCGGGAGAATGGGTTGAAGAGAATGAGCGGGAAGCTACCGGTGGATTCATGGGCTTATGCTTAGTTGCTGGCCTTGCTTCTGGAAGCTTGTTGAGCTTTACAGCGTCTGGTATTTAA
- the SYF2 gene encoding pre-mRNA-splicing factor syf2 (BUSCO:EOG092D3X0O) has product MSSEEPKQDAAEEPKLDAPSKASDRMARFKALQARAKKSSETNFKEASLESQRLSTNPSELTALHRRHAIASHKLLKADTEEAGEDFERKRAWDWTVDESEKWDKRIKKKAAHRDNNAFQDYHHEANKSYKRQLRNINPDLEKYEKQKMAAIEKAAASGGLDIVETEDGELIAVDKDGTFYSTADSTSFIQNKPDKEAIDRLVKDLQRAEDVRLKKRKERMAQNGDDGDVTYINEKNKQFNQKLSRFYNKYTAEIRDSFERGTMI; this is encoded by the coding sequence ATGTCGTCCGAAGAACCCAAGCAAGATGCTGCAGAAGAACCCAAGCTCGATGCTCCATCCAAAGCCAGCGACCGCATGGCTAGATTCAAAGCTCTTCAGGCTCGCGCCAAGAAATCTTCAGAGACCAACTTCAAAGAAGCAAGCCTGGAATCACAACGCCTCTCCACGAATCCTAGCGAACTCACTGCTCTGCATCGGAGACACGCAATCGCATCCCATAAACTATTGAAGGCGGATACCGAGGAGGCTGGAGAGGACTTCGAGCGCAAACGGGCCTGGGACTGGACTGTGGACGAGAGCGAAAAGTGGGATAAGCGcataaagaagaaggcagcgcACCGCGATAACAACGCCTTCCAAGACTATCACCATGAAGCCAACAAATCATATAAAAGGCAGCTTCGCAATATCAATCCTGATCTGGAGAAATACGAAAAGCAGAAGATGGCCGCCATCGAAAAGGCTGCAGCTTCCGGCGGTTTAGATATCGTCGAAACAGAAGACGGCGAGCTCATCGCCGTGGATAAAGACGGCACATTCTACTCAACAGCGGACTCGACATCATTTATTCAAAATAAACCTGACAAAGAGGCTATTGACCGCCTAGTCAAGGATCTTCAGCGCGCAGAAGATGTTCGtctcaagaaaagaaaggagcgGATGGCGCAGAATGGCGACGACGGAGATGTCACATACATCAATGAGAAGAACAAACAATTCAACCAGAAACTATCACGTTTCTACAACAAATATACTGCTGAAATCAGGGACAGCTTTGAGCGTGGAACAATGATATAA
- a CDS encoding uncharacterized protein (BUSCO:EOG092D145A), which yields MAFNFNWSPLTADAEFYSRARDLLTKALNKSPKPPIIVDDILVSEFNLGTVPPDLEILEIGDLAEDRFRGIFKMCYSGDAYLTLKTRVQANPLNTYLSSKPEFTSPQPLAAASGLTIPLSITLSEIKLSAFIILVFSKQKGLTLVFRNDPLESLKVSSTFDSIQFVRDYLQRTIEQQLRNLMMDELPAIIHRLSLQLWCPDQANKGVETPKEETDEEGVNPLSSPPLDPVDANGNVLDPSAISEISLNGGGEMQSLFSQKNLLRLAALTDSHRTLSLFTPGIRDVVFRAWSGCADRADPATPSISSPNRVRTNSHAGGTSTTYTFSDTASTLHGSISSRPSFASVNASTGLGVGSNVRSRTGRKKKNRVVNLRKTKSEAVTPDSQSEAGTNTPNSINIPLSEPIMDIPEEEELQLHDDPFTSDPFNPQTLMSDIGDNTLTLEELTSALKDLKMLADATANSRKTTPEKGSPRETPSAKGQLSPDPLDQDWVMKMASEIARRVYDEKRSQQRGKWDESEDAPPPAYEASPQSPCH from the exons ATGGCTTTCAACTTCAACTGGTCGCCTTTAACGGCGGACGCTGAGTTCTATTCGCGCGCACGCGACCTGCTCACAAAGGCCCTAAACAAATCGCCCAAACCTCCCATCATCGTCGATGACATCCTAGTCAGCGAATTCAATCTTGGCACCGTCCCGCCAGACCTCGAAATCCTGGAAATTGGAGACCTGGCAGAAGATCGATTTCGAGGCATTTTCAAGATGTGCTATTCCGGAGACGCCTACTTGACGCTGAAGACGCGGGTTCAG GCCAATCCCCTCAACACCTATCTCTCCTCTAAGCCGGAATTTACCTCGCCGCAGCCactggcagcagcctcggGCCTCACGATTCCTCTCTCCATTACTCTGTCCGAAATCAAGCTCTCGGCGTTTATTATCCTTGTCTTCTCGAAACAAAAAGGCTTAACCCTGGTGTTTCGCAATGACCCACTCGAGTCTCTCAAGGTCTCTTCGACCTTTGATTCGATCCAGTTCGTGCGGGACTATCTGCAACGGACcattgagcagcagctgcggaATCTGATGATGGATGAGCTGCCAGCTATTATTCATCGACTGTCCCTGCAATTGTGGTGTCCAGATCAGGCCAATAAGGGCGTGGAAACCCCCAAAGAGGAGACAGACGAGGAGGGGGTCAACCCGCTATCAAGCCCACCTTTGGACCCTGTCGATGCCAATGGCAACGTGCTTGACCCAAGTGCCATTTCGGAAATCTCTCTGAATGGCGGGGGCGAGATGCAGTCTCTATTCTCCCAGAAAAATCTGTTACGCCTCGCTGCGCTGACAGATTCGCACCGGACTTTGTCTCTATTCACACCTGGCATACGAGACGTTGTATTTCGAGCTTGGTCAGGTTGCGCCGACCGTGCTGATCCTGCTACGCCATCTATTTCATCTCCTAACCGAGTCCGGACGAATTCACATGCTGGCGGCACGAGTACCACCTACACATTCTCCGATACGGCAAGCACCTTGCACGGCTCAATATCGTCGCGGCCTTCTTTTGCAAGCGTCAATGCCTCCACGGGCTTAGGCGTCGGTAGCAACGTCCGATCAAGAACGGGtcgcaaaaagaagaaccgAGTGGTCAACCTCCGAAAGACCAAATCTGAGGCGGTCACTCCAGACAGCCAGTCCGAAGCCGGGACCAATACACCCAACTCAATCAACATTCCTCTCTCGGAGCCCATTATGGACATaccagaagaggaggagctaCAGCTACATGATGATCCATTTACCAGCGATCCCTTCAACCCCCAGACGCTCATGTCTGATATCGGGGACAACACACTTACTTTAGAAGAACTCACCTCCGCCCTGAAAGACCTGAAGATGCTGGCCGACGCCACGGCAAACAGCCGTAAGACGACCCCCGAGAAAGGTAGCCCTCGCGAGACGCCGAGTGCCAAGGGCCAATTATCGCCTGATCCACTGGACCAGGACTGGGTCATGAAAATGGCGAGCGAAATCGCACGCCGTGTCTATGACGAAAAGCGGTCTCAGCAACGGGGCAAATGGGATGAGTCGGAGGATGCCCCACCTCCGGCATACGAGGCATCGCCGCAGTCGCCGTGCCATTAG
- the YAF9 gene encoding NuA4 histone H4 acetyltransferase complex and the SWR1 complex subunit (BUSCO:EOG092D4KVP) has translation MAPSNQFGKRVKLTQIRRPFVIGSTALPFSDSNPRPPGTPDNHTHSWQVFVRGMEDTDITYWLRRVQFKLHESIPNYVRMVEGEPGKPFVVNETGWGEFDITVKLYYVNDSGEKPQTLYHYLRLHPYGRTEEEKQAMVAANGEVRAWSYEEQLFNEPYEAFYQILTTGAVPKGWKPAAGAKGGKGKGKNRAQPPLPAPDSGDVWERTAMIPSANRPGQPFSRETEAAEVKKLSDAQLKTDQMAKQLLAELKKKEEQLAKLKAENAAAVKPS, from the exons ATGGCGCCGTCAAACCAATTCGGAAAGCGTGTTAAGCTGACGCAAATCCGACGGCCTTTTGTCATCGGCAGCACGGCGCTTCCGTTCTCAGACTCGAACCCAAGACCGCCGGGGACGCCTGATAACCACACGCATTCATGGCAGGTTTTTGTACGGGGCATGGAGGATACGGATATTACGTATTGGTTGCGGCGCGTGCAGTTTAAGTTACACGAGTCTATCCCGAATTATGTTCGAA TGGTAGAAGGAGAACCAGGCAAGCCATTCGTCGTCAACGAGACAGGATGGGGAGAGTTTGACATCACAGTCAAGCTGTACTACGTTAACGACTCGGGCGAGAAGCCTCAGACTCTATACCACTATCTACGCCTCCATCCGTACGGTAGAACcgaagaggaaaagcaggCCATGGTGGCGGCCAATGGCGAGGTTCGGGCTTGGAGCTATGAAGAGCAATTGTTCAATGAGCCGTACGAAGCATTTTACCAGATCTTGACGACTGGCGCCGTGCCCAAGGGATGGAAACCGGCCGCAGGAGCCAAAGgaggcaagggcaagggaaAGAACCGCGCACAGCCCCCACTCCCCGCGCCGGACAGCGGCGATGTTTGGGAGCGAACGGCCATGATACCCAGTGCAAATCGGCCTGGCCAGCCGTTCAGTCGGGAGACGGAGGCCGCCGAAGTCAAGAAGCTTTCGGATGCGCAGCTAAAGACTGACCAGATGGCTAAGCAGCTTCTGgctgagctgaagaagaaggaagagcagcTGGCCAAGCTCAAAGCAGAAAACGCGGCAGCGGTGAAACCTTCGTAG
- a CDS encoding uncharacterized protein (EggNog:ENOG41), translated as MTLYRVNDEMPNGQFSCEQYRGSAVSLGHTMASMANQRRVKTGNLTCRKRHLKCDERRPECKRCEKAGRSCFFSQERRHSSFDGNSLEKSDYFVFPEDHIWVDIPPSVRFAHQVRMKPRKAGRGPPKIGNDTISSQTSPLDHQPAVATEIEPDGLYISLPPVSHFPFEDASCSQTTSTPVGSLIEALNSTLPIYLPQPRAALRDPEQARLLTLYTEHLSGWLALNDPRHHFSASVPQLAMKCPMLLDAIFAFSARYLSRSDANFNPLVADEYHYSCVRRLIAALKDLACASESALALSTVILRMHEMLSDHDAEVDLQRHLRGSLSLFSHNANKFGPGSLKHTAFWTYVRQEILTALRGCCPTNIDTSDRTYHVVFNGDSDDDWTNNIIWITARVINHYFGPDVSTSAIEHQDMLIKLVDDWQQGLPNSFSPLSIVTDDNSIPAIYYTCIWHTVAMQFYYLCKVIFILGKQQTDFNDSSENTSEAVEHSLRICGIIRGLTLYKGCRYPGALVNAADILAYCGRPLRDRNCQLHLLDLLYRIKEETTWDVSQAVSSLEEMWREGG; from the exons ATGACTCTCTACCGAGTAAACGATGAGATGCCCAACGGGCAGTTCAGTTGTGAGCAATACCGTGGCAGCGCAGTTTCACTGGGGCACACAATGGCTTCTATGGCCAATCAGCGGCGCGTAAAGACAGGCAA TCTAACGTGCCGAAAACGTCACCTCAAGT GCGATGAACGAAGGCCGGAATGTAAGCGTTGCGAGAAGGCTGGTCGATCATGCTTCTTTTCCCAAGAACGTCGCCACAGCAGCTTCGATGGCAATTCATTGGAGAAAAGTGATTATTTTGTCTTTCCAGAAGATCATATCTGGGTTGATATTCCGCCTTCTG TGCGGTTCGCTCATCAAGTACGTATGAAGCCACGAAAAGCCGGCCGAGGCCCTCCCAAAATAGGAAACGATACGATATCAAGTCAAACTAGCCCCTTAG ATCATCAACCAGCCGTTGCAACAGAAATCGAACCTGACGGGCTCTATATATCCCTGCCTCCAGTTTCGCACTTCCCATTTGAAGACGCTTCGTGTAGCCAAACGACGAGCACTCCTGTTGGAAGCTTGATCGAAGCTCTAAACTCAACTCTACCCATATATCTACCACAACCCCGGGCAGCTTTGAGGGATCCAGAACAAGCGCGCCTATTGACTCTCTATACTGAACATCTGAGCGGATGG TTGGCATTGAATGATCCAAGGCACCACTTCTCGGCATCGGTGCCTCAGCTGGCTATGAAATGCCCCATGCTGCTCGATGCAATTTTTGCATTCTCAGCGCGGTATCTGAGTCGCTCTGATGCTAATTTTAATCCACTCGTGGCAGACGAATATCACTACAGTTGTGTACGCCGACTGATAGCCGCATTGAAAGACTTAGCATGTGCCTCTGAGAGCGCATTGGCGCTATCGACGGTAATTCTACGAATGCACGAGATGCTCAGCGACCATGATGCCGAAGTTGATCTACAACGCCATTTACGAGGATCATTATCCCTTTTCAGCCATAATGCAAATAAGTTTGGCCCAGGGAGCCTCAAGCACACTGCATTCTGGACATATGTCCGCCAGGAGATCTTAACTGCTCTGCGTGGCTGCTGCCCGACTAACATCGACACATCAGATAGAACATACCACGTGGTATTTAATGGAGACTCGGATGACGATTGGACGAACAACATTATCTGGATCACTGCACGAGTTATTAACCACTACTTTGGCCCGGATGTATCCACATCAGCTATCGAGCACCAAGACATGTTGATCAAGCTGGTGGATGATTGGCAGCAGGGACTGCCGAATTCATTTAGTCCACTTTCCATAGTGACTGATGATAATTCAATTCCCGCGATTtattatacatgtatttggCATA CTGTGGCAATGCAGTTCTATTATCTCTGCAAGGTAATATTCATACTAGGTAAACAACAAACGGATTTCAATGATTCTAGTGAGAACACG TCTGAAGCTGTCGAACATAGCCTTCGAATTTGTGGAATCATCCGTGGATTGACTCTATATAAAGGCTGTAGATATCCAGGGGCACTGGTAAATGCTGCAGATATTTTAGCATACT GCGGCCGTCCACTAAGAGATCGTAATTGCCAGTTGCATTTACTGGACCTACTGTATCGGATCAAAGAGGAGACTACATGGGATGTCTCGCAAGCTGTTTCAAGTTTGGAGGAGATGTGGAGGGAGGGTGGCTGA
- a CDS encoding uncharacterized protein (EggNog:ENOG41~BUSCO:EOG092D3H3Y) produces the protein MSAAAKKLIVCGGNGFLGSRICKYAVARGWDVTSVSRSGEPRWENVTSTATPPPWAHKVSWERANILEPSTYAPLLKGSDYVVHSMGILLEADYKGVVSGRESPIAGLQKAFASVRDRGVDPIHSQPGESIKPSNIKDQLSYEVMNRDSAISLAKHAAAENTGAFCFISAAAGAPVLPHRYISTKREAEAAITSNFPQMRGIYMRPPFMYDSSRKITMGIAAAAGAASFFNSLTGNVLKNFMGAAGTKPLQVDTVAEAVVEALADETIKGPVEIGQIEELASKGWRKTML, from the exons ATGTCAGCCGCAGCCAAGAAGCTTATAGTCTGTGGAGGCAATGGCTTCTTAGGGTCCCGGATCTGCAAATATGCCGTAGCTAGAGGTTGGGACGTAACATCAGTCAG tcgctCAGGTGAGCCACGATGGGAAAACGTCACCTCCACTGCAACTCCTCCGCCATGGGCTCACAAGGTCTCATGGGAGCGAGCCAACATTCTTGAGCCTTCAACTTATGCGCCCCTACTCAAGGGCTCCGACTACGTTGTTCACAGCATGGGTATTCTGTTAGAGGCAGACTACAAGGGAGTCGTCTCTGGCCGAGAATCTCCCATCGCAGGACTTCAGAAAGCATTTGCTTCAGTTCGAGATCGAGGTGTCGACCCCATCCACAGCCAGCCTGGAGAGAGCATTAAGCCCTCCAATATCAAGGATCAGCTGTCGTATGAAGTCATGAATAGGGACAGCGCAATTTCACTCGCTAAACATGCCGCTGCCGAGAACACCGGCGCCTTTTGCTTCATCTCTGCCGCGGCTGGAGCGCCGGTTCTCCCTCATCGATACATTTCTACCAAGAGAGAGGCCGAAGCTGCTATAACGAGCAACTTTCCCCAGATGCGCGGCATTTACATGCGGCCACCTTTCATGTATGACAGTTCGCGAAAGATTACAATGGGAatcgctgcagcagccggtgCCGCTTCCTTTTTCAACAGTCTAACAGGCAACGTCCTGAAAAACTTCATGGGGGCAGCTGGGACAAAGCCCCTTCAAGTGGATACAGTTGCAGAAGCTGTAGTCGAGGCGCTCGCGGATGAGACGATAAAGGGCCCCGTGGAGATTGGGCAGATCGAGGAGCTTGCGTCCAAGGGGTGGAGGAAGACAATGTTGTAA
- a CDS encoding uncharacterized protein (EggNog:ENOG41~TransMembrane:1 (o395-411i)): MREPPPEDDWSSSGSESPPPRPAPAPAPPQHQHQQQHQPQHRAQAPPTARRQSIANRLLGAVQQVRKDNREKAKNEPQPAPAKRRASVAADKSSPMSRIRTWLDNCNDQHDYHCCADDEDLDANTFHPVYLVDSVERCLVKAKPRDRYLALSYVWAPLGQRRGGPSEVVQLLRSNIEEYQSVLPEVEIPETILDAMYLARKLGLRYLWVDQLCVVQDDDVDKDNHVRHMPYIFANAYLTIVAAHGDLYTGLLPISPRRHAREAREAKPGGSNKDHSELLRQSKWNTRGWTLQELLYSRRVVFFFQETVTWECHCGLWQKNSTNIIPKLRGNNNRQDCINRVSEPILGFQHAPWPDLDEYARIAADYSARRVTYVEDTLRAFSGITSMLSRTFSDGFMFGMPLMFLDIALLWRPQASIRRRAPPRAPFFPSWSWMGWWFDGVPVDLILWKAAADYVEETSPTKVGPNSKRFQSLQTFRIKSTVTWNLTDRASTVPVANTGLRYRELRSRKNAGAQLPRGWSKSGSSFKHDSDRGTLFKYPVPVVDPPKDGLNAPTLAEQTFPGPLLSFKTVAGFFDVDLADTMAPKDNSNPHIAIGNIWGKSGKWIGEFRAHDSWLGVQTSNYEGGEKLEFIAISTGMERKGSFIFTPERFEENKDPDGILDFVNVLWIERIGTVAYRRGIGHILLKAWNAQARDQVDIVLG, from the coding sequence ATGCGAGAGCCGCCGCCTGAAGACGACTGGTCCTCCTCTGGCAGCGAgtcgccgccaccaagaCCAGCTCCGGCTCCAGCACCGccgcagcatcagcatcagcagcagcatcagccgcagcatcgTGCGCAGGCGCCGCCGACAGCGAGGCGCCAAAGCATCGCCAACCGCTTGCTGGGGGCGGTCCAACAGGTTCGCAAGGACAACagagaaaaggccaagaaTGAGCCTCAGCCAGCGCCTGCCAAGCGGCGCGCGTCCGTCGCCGCCGACAAATCCTCCCCCATGAGTCGCATCCGCACGTGGCTGGACAACTGCAACGACCAGCACGACTACCACTGCTGcgccgatgacgaggatCTGGACGCAAACACCTTCCACCCCGTCTATCTCGTCGACTCGGTTGAGCGCTGCTTGGTCAAGGCGAAGCCGAGGGATCGCTATCTTGCTCTGAGCTACGTCTGGGCGCCGCTGGGCCAACGCCGCGGAGGCCCCAGCGAGGTGGTTCAGCTGCTCAGATCCAACATCGAGGAGTATCAGTCGGTGCTCCCAGAAGTGGAAATCCCTGAAACGATTCTCGATGCCATGTACCTGGCACGGAAACTGGGCTTGCGCTACCTGTGGGTCGATCAGCTGTGCGTCGttcaagatgatgatgtcgacAAGGACAACCATGTGCGACACATGCCCTACATCTTTGCAAATGCCTATCTTACCATCGTGGCGGCGCATGGCGATCTGTACACCGGCCTTCTACCCATTAGCCCGCGGCGACATGCTCGCGAGGCTCGTGAAGCCAAGCCTGGCGGTAGCAACAAGGACCACAGCGAGTTGCTTCGGCAGTCCAAATGGAACACACGTGGATGGACGCTTCAAGAGCTTCTCTATTCGCGGCGAGTCGTGTTTTTCTTTCAGGAGACTGTAACATGGGAATGTCATTGCGGCCTCTGGCAGAAGAACTCCACAAACATCATACCTAAATTGCGAGGGAACAACAATCGACAAGACTGTATTAATCGCGTTTCTGAGCCCATACTTGGATTTCAGCATGCTCCATGGCCTGACTTGGACGAGTACGCTCGTATAGCAGCCGATTATAGCGCGAGAAGGGTGACGTACGTTGAAGACACTCTAAGAGCATTTTCAGGCATCACTTCCATGTTGTCCCGTACATTTTCGGATGGATTCATGTTCGGAATGCCGCTCATGTTTCTCGATATAGCTCTACTCTGGAGACCGCAGGCATCCATACGACGCAGGGCGCCACCACGAGCTCCTTTCTTCCCATCATGGTCCTGGATGGGATGGTGGTTTGATGGTGTACCGGTCGACTTAATATTGTGGAAAGCTGCGGCTGACTATGTTGAAGAGACGAGTCCAACAAAAGTAGGGCCAAACTCTAAGCGCTTTCAGTCCTTGCAGACTTTTAGAATCAAGAGTACTGTCACCTGGAACCTTACAGACAGGGCTTCCACAGTTCCTGTGGCTAACACAGGACTGCGATACCGAGAACTACGGTCTCGCAAAAATGCTGGTGCGCAGCTACCCCGTGGTTGGTCCAAGAGCGGATCCTCTTTCAAGCATGATAGTGACAGGGGAACGCTCTTCAAATATCCTGTGCCGGTCGTCGATCCTCCCAAAGATGGATTGAACGCGCCAACACTCGCTGAACAGACTTTCCCCGGACCGCTCTTGTCTTTCAAAACGGTCGCTGGGTTTTTCGACGTCGATCTCGCCGATACCATGGCGCCCAAGGATAATTCAAATCCTCACATCGCCATTGGAAACATCTGGGGCAAGTCCGGCAAATGGATTGGCGAGTTTCGAGCTCACGATTCGTGGCTGGGCGTGCAGACATCCAATTACGAAGGAGGTGAAAAGCTTGAATTCATTGCCATAAGCACAGGAATGGAGCGCAAGGGCTCATTTATCTTTACACCGGAAAGATTCGAGGAGAATAAAGATCCGGACGGCATACTGGACTTTGTGAATGTGCTCTGGATTGAGAGGATCGGCACTGTTGCCTACCGACGAGGAATCGGCCACATTTTGCTCAAAGCCTGGAATGCACAAGCACGAGATCAAGTGGATATTGTTCTCGGATGA